A genomic window from Nerophis ophidion isolate RoL-2023_Sa linkage group LG22, RoL_Noph_v1.0, whole genome shotgun sequence includes:
- the LOC133540429 gene encoding guanine nucleotide-binding protein G(I)/G(S)/G(O) subunit gamma-5: MSGSSNIVAMKKVVQQLRLEAGINRVKVSQAAADLQQFCLQNAQQDPLLTGMSSSNNPFRPQKVCSFL, translated from the exons ATGTCGGGATCTTCCAACATCGTGGCGATGAAGAAAGTCGTCCAACAGCTGCGACTTGAGGCGGGAATAAACCGAGTCAAG GTCTCACAGGCCGCGGCCGACCTGCAGCAGTTCTGTCTTCAGAACGCCCAGCAGGACCCGCTGCTGACCGGCATGTCGTCCAGCAACAACCCCTTCAGACCGCAGAAAGTTTGCTCCTTCCTGTAA